The proteins below are encoded in one region of Castor canadensis chromosome 6, mCasCan1.hap1v2, whole genome shotgun sequence:
- the LOC109674390 gene encoding taste receptor type 2 member 125-like codes for MVNILWSTSIVILCVEVVVGNLGNGFIALVNYMDWVKKRKMSSIDQILTALALSRLGLLWIVLVNVTSSPPSLLEAIKKIGVVMRVVCITWIVMDHFNVWLASSLSIFYFLKIARFSNSVFLYLKWRVKKVVVVTLLASLVFLFPRIILMNTYIDAWIEESKRNTSHTSSLRIFAQLSRLVVMLTLIFLSVPFFVSLTALLLLIFSLWKHHKKMQHNAQGSRDASIMEHIKAVKTVIAFLLLYTILFLSVALQLSSFDILEKFPIMFMFHAAGMVFPSVHSCVLILGNSKLRQASLSVLQWVRYRCKDGRPSCL; via the coding sequence ATGGTTAATATCTTATGGAGCACATCTATAGTCATTTTATGTGTGGAAGTCGTAGTGGGAAATTTAGGAAATGGATTCATAGCACTGGTGAACTACATGGACTGGgtcaagaaaagaaagatgtctTCCATTGATCAAATCCTCACTGCTTTGGCTCTCTCCAGACTTGGTCTGCTCTGGATTGTACTTGTAAATGTAACGTCATCTCCACCTTCACTGTTGGAAGCCATAAAAAAGATTGGAGTAGTGATGCGAGTGGTGTGTATCACCTGGATTGTGATGGATCACTTTAACGTCTGGCTTGCTTCAAGCCTCagcatcttttattttctcaagatAGCCAGATTTTCTAACTCTGTATTTCTTTACCTAAAGTGGAGAGTTAAAAAAGTGGTTGTGGTGACATTGCTGGCGTCTCTGGTCTTCTTGTTTCCACGTATTATCCTGATGAACACATACATTGACGCCTGGATTGAAGAATCTAAAAGGAACACATCTCACACTTCCAGTTTAAGGATCTTTGCACAACTTTCCAGGCTTGTGGTAATGCTCACCCTCATTTTTCTGTCTGTACCCTTTTTTGTGTCCTTGACAGCTTTACTCCTGCTAATCTTTTCCCTGTGGAAACATCACAAGAAGATGCAGCACAATGCCCAAGGATCCAGAGATGCCAGCATCATGGAGCACATAAAAGCTGTGAAAACTGTCATCGCCTTCCTCTTACTGTATACCATTTTATTTCTGTCTGTTGCTTTACAGCTTTCTAGCTTTGATATATTGGAGAAATTTCCAATCATGTTTATGTTCCATGCTGCTGGAATGGTTTTTCCTTCAGTCCACTCATGTGTCCTGATTCTGGGAAATAGTAAGCTGAGACAGGCTTCTCTTTCTGTGCTGCAGTGGGTGAGGTACAGGTGCAAAGATGGGAGACCCTCATGtctctaa
- the LOC141424270 gene encoding taste receptor type 2 member 140-like, producing the protein MGNLGNGFIALVNCMDWVKRRKMSSVDRILTALAISRIAMLWLFLLNMLISALYPALEKTGKVMRVINTAWVVTDYFNIWLAAGLSIFYFLKIARFSNSIFFYLKWRVKRVVSMTLIVSLPLLVFHIVLINKRIDIWIEESKRNMSYTSSSRTFAQFSRFILITTIIFLSIPFLVSLTAFLLLIFSLWKHHKKMQHNAQGSRDVSTMAHIKALKTVIAFLLLYTIFFLTLALKLCSFGFLEKFQIIWVFNAAEIVFPSVHSCILILGNSKLRQVSISVIWYMRSTLNAISYKCSYWYMLQEICSHRRRSKIQSI; encoded by the exons ATGGGAAATTTAGGAAATGGATTCATAGCACTGGTGAACTGCATGGACTGGGTCAAGAGAAGAAAGATGTCTTCAGTTGACCGAATTCTCACTGCTTTGGCCATCTCCAGAATTgctatgctctggttatttctctTAAATATGTTGATCTCTGCACTGTACCCAGCCTTAGAGAAGACTGGAAAAGTGATGAGAGTGATCAATACTGCCTGGGTGGTGACGGATTATTTTAATATCTGGCTTGCTGCGGGGCTCagcatcttttattttctcaaaatagcCAGATTTTCTAACTCTATATTTTTTTACCTAAAGTGGAGAGTTAAAAGAGTTGTTTCAATGACATTGATAGTGTCTCTGCCCCTCTTGGTTTTCCATATTGTACTGATCAATAAGCGTATTGACATCTGGATTGAAGAATCTAAAAGGAACATGTCTTACACTTCCAGTTCAAGGACTTTTGCACAATTTTCCAGGTTTATTTTAATCACCACCATCATTTTCCTGTCTATACCCTTTCTTGTGTCCCTGACAGCTTTTCTCCTGCTAATCTTTTCCCTGTGGAAACATCACAAGAAGATGCAGCACAATGCCCAAGGATCCAGAGATGTCAGCACCATGGCACACATAAAAGCCTTGAAAACTGTTATTGCTTTCCTCTTATTGTATACCATTTTCTTTCTGACTCTTGCTCTAAAGCTTTGTAGCTTTGGATTTCTGGAGAAATTTCAGATCATTTGGGTTTTCAATGCTGCTGAAATTGTTTTTCCTTCAGTCCACTCCTGTATCCTGATTCTGGGAAACAGTAAGCTAAGACAGGTCTCTATCTCT GTCATCTGGTATATGCGTTCTACACTCAATGCAATATCGTATAAATGTTCATATTGGTATATGTTACAAGAAATTTGCAGCCATCGGAGGCGAAGCAAAATTCAGAGTATCTGA